In Dioscorea cayenensis subsp. rotundata cultivar TDr96_F1 chromosome 11, TDr96_F1_v2_PseudoChromosome.rev07_lg8_w22 25.fasta, whole genome shotgun sequence, a single genomic region encodes these proteins:
- the LOC120272080 gene encoding pentatricopeptide repeat-containing protein At5g62370-like: MASHSDHCFSFFASLLRRGLPSVALSVRYASSSSVGLPMDPARVLRTLLSSRQFTKASQVFLSFTSPSISDTSLLDSMLLCYCKLRDLPGAQSHFNSIIQLGTLPSLASYGTLLRLLCVKEQVSHALSLFFRMAKAGVLPPASSYHVLITWLCSEGYLNEACFLFDVMLGDGIRPSHPLLKSLAYGFCKRQRMLDAERVCRLMKLHGFVLDCKLCTAMIHGYVREGKINLALDLFKELKERIGCELDVYLYNTIINGLLKFNFVDEGWELFHEMVGCGLKPNVVTFNTMISWYCKNSDVDSALALLDTMKSYGLTPNLHCYTAVITTLCRAKRLVEVEKWFEKMLDCGLIPDDSMFQLLIKNLPFDHMSWMMGKVLDHLSRNGCNISVSRFVRLCTSDSDEELQRGVRLLFDEMAGNNIISLKVVLHILLGSVCSLGKFNIAHLLLENMVDHGSAPSISHYNFLMTCLCKEDRIDDAYSLLCLMRSRGVLPDLATHSIVINFHCKRGDIDLALIAFDEMIQQGFRLPVDVYNSIIRSLCKAGRMMEAELTFDRMLQAGIMPDKGIYTALINSYSKMGKIVDARYLFDEMVCRDIRPSSHAYNALINGLVKTNMFRMAGKYLHMMLEDGFVPNTVLYTMLINQFLKKGDVRFGLDLFALMVRNQVEPNIITFGAVINGICRNVSRHEKMKLSLAVKLEEARCLLFKLLSRNTFVPGKLTQNVRCGTTKEKIELAMEYILHLPDVGLVPDLHIYNGMINGFCRANMRNNVNALIDSMDKAGVVINQVACTILIGAHINSGEIDCATELFNQMNRNGCMADNVTLDTLIKGYSIAERGMEALSLFYMMRKRGFFPSKSSCHRLLDCLCLSHASDLAFRLFEEMVLLGYTPQHDKYNKLLFMLLEEESFQAAHKTFDMMLKRGKTPDNEAKKQLLNVCYKHGEYDLAFVIDKNIPVYEVLPEG; encoded by the exons ATGGCCAGCCACAGCGACCACTGCTTCTCCTTCTTTGCCTCCCTCCTCCGCCGTGGCTTGCCCTCTGTCGCCCTTTCCGTCCGCTATGCCTCCTCATCAAGCGTAGGCCTCCCCATGGACCCTGCCCGCGTCCTCCGTACCCTCTTGTCGTCACGCCAATTTACGAAGGCGTCCCAGGTCTTCCTCTCCTTCACCTCTCCGTCCATCTCTGACACATCTCTTCTTGACTCAATGCTCCTTTGCTACTGCAAGCTCCGAGACCTTCCCGGGGCCCAATCCCATTTTAATTCCATCATACAGCTCGGAACTTTGCCCAGTTTAGCCTCCTACGGCACGTTGCTTCGGCTATTGTGTGTCAAAGAACAGGTGTCGCACGCTCTCTCACTGTTTTTCCGCATGGCCAAAGCTGGTGTTCTCCCGCCTGCGTCCTCTTATCACGTTTTGATTACTTGGTTGTGCTCCGAGGGTTACCTGAATGAAGCATGCTTCCTGTTTGATGTAATGCTTGGTGATGGCATTCGGCCGTCTCACCCTTTGTTGAAGTCCTTGGCTTATGGCTTTTGCAAAAGGCAGAGAATGTTGGACGCCGAGCGAGTTTGTAGGCTCATGAAGTTGCATGGGTTCGTTTTGGATTGTAAGCTGTGCACGGCCATGATTCATGGGTACGTCAGGGAAGGAAAGATAAATTTGGCTCTTGATCTTTTTAAGGAGTTGAAGGAGAGGATTGGCTGTGAACTAGATGTATACTTgtataatacaataattaatggGCTCTTGaagtttaattttgttgatgaggGTTGGGAGTTGTTCCATGAAATGGTGGGATGTGGCCTCAAGCCAAATGTGGTTACTTTCAATACGATGATCAGCTGGTACTGTAAAAACTCTGATGTGGACTCTGCTTTGGCGCTTCTTGACACAATGAAGAGTTATGGTTTGACCCCAAATCTGCATTGCTATACTGCAGTGATAACCACACTTTGCAGGGCGAAGAGATTGGTGGAGGTGGAGAAGTGGTTTGAGAAGATGCTTGACTGTGGCCTCATCCCTGATGACAGTATGTTTCAGTTGCTGATTAAGAATCTTCCATTTGATCATATGTCTTGGATGATGGGCAAGGTTTTGGATCATCTGTCCAGGAATGGTTGCAATATCAGCGTTTCGAGGTTTGTCCGATTGTGTACTTCTGATTCAGATGAGGAATTGCAGCGGGGAGTCAGGCTTCTTTTTGATGAGATGGCAGGAAACAATATAATCTCATTGAAAGTGGTTCTCCATATTTTGTTAGGATCTGTGTGCTCACTGGGTAAGTTTAACATTGCTCATCTCTTATTGGAGAATATGGTTGATCATGGATCTGCGCCTTCAATTTCTCATTATAATTTCTTAATGACATGTTTGTGCAAGGAGGATAGAATTGATGACGCTTACTCTCTTTTATGTCTTATGAGAAGTAGAGGTGTGCTTCCTGATCTGGCTACACATTCAATTGTTATAAATTTTCACTGCAAGCGCGGAGACATAGATTTAGCATTGATAGCTTTTGATGAGATGATACAGCAGGGTTTTAGGCTTCCTGTTGATGTTTATAACTCAATCATAAGATCTTTGTGCAAAGCAGGGAGGATGATGGAAGCTGAGCTCACCTTTGACAGGATGCTACAGGCAGGCATCATGCCAGATAAAGGGATCTACACTGCACTCATCAACAGTTATTCAAAGATGGGAAAGATTGTTGATGCTCGATATCTGTTTGATGAGATGGTCTGTCGTGATATTCGACCAAGTTCCCATGCTTACAATGCTCTTATTAATGGACTGGTAAAGACTAACATGTTTAGAATGGCTGGCAAATATCTGCATATGATGCTGGAGGATGGTTTTGTGCCAAACACAGTCCTTTACACAATGCTCATAAACCAGTTCCTTAAGAAAGGGGATGTTCGCTTTGGACTAGATCTATTTGCATTGATGGTGAGGAACCAGGTTGAACCTAATATTATCACATTTGGAGCTGTGATCAATGGTATATGCAGAAATGTCTCACGGCatgaaaaaatgaaactttCTTTAGCTGTAAAATTGGAGGAAGCAAGGTGCTTACTTTTTAAGTTGTTATCACGAAATACTTTTGTGCCAGGAAAGCTAACTCAAAATGTCCGTTGTGGAACTACTAAAGAAAAAATTGAGCTAGCCATGGAGTATATACTACATCTTCCGGATGTTGGCTTGGTTCCGGATTTGCATATTTACAATGGGATGATTAATGGGTTTTGCCGAGCTAATATGAGAAACAATGTTAATGCCCTCATAGATTCTATGGACAAAGCCGGTGTTGTCATTAACCAAGTAGCATGTACCATCTTAATAGGTGCCCATATCAATTCTGGTGAGATTGATTGTGCGACAGAATTATTTAACCAGATGAACAGAAATGGTTGCATGGCTGATAATGTTACTCTTGATACTCTTATAAAAGGTTATTCTATCGCTGAAAGAGGGATGGAGGCATTATCTCTTTTTTACATGATGCGAAAGAGAGGGTTTTTCCCTAGCAAATCTTCATGTCATAGATTACTTGACTGCCTCTGTCTAAGTCATGCTAGCGATCTGGCATTTAGGCTATTTGAGGAAATGGTCTTGCTTGGCTATACACCACAGCatgataaatataacaaattgcTCTTCATGCTCTTGGAAGAGGAAAGTTTTCAGGCAGCTCACAAAACCTTCGACATGATGCTTAAAAGAGGAAAAACTCCAGATAATGAGGCAAAGAAACAGTTGCTCAATGTTTGTTATAAGCATGGAGAATATGATCTGGCTTTTGTGATTGACAAAAATATACCAGTTTATGA GGTTCTGCCTGAAGGTTGA